TAGGGCAACTGAAATTTGGCACGACCTACCTCGGCTTACAGGCCTGGTCGCATCAATCGCAACGAAAGCCCGCTGATTCAGCGGGCTTTTTGCTGTTATAAAGATCCGGTTCCCGGGGTTTGCAGCCCGGAAACCGGATCTTTTGTCTGTGCCAGCTTAATTTTCGGGCTCCGTCAGCGGCACGCGGACCCCGAACAGCTCAATCTCAGCGACTTGCTTTGCATCGACCGGCTTTGCGAGACCGCCCGAAAACTCGAACGCTCCGTCGGCTGAAACGCCGCCGCCGATCTTAATGCCCGCCTCCACCTTGGAGCCGTCTTTCAGAATGAGCTTGATGCCGCTCAGGGGAAGCTTCTTTTCCGTGTCCCTGCACGTCCCCGAGAAAGAGAGCGACAGGTCGGAAACCGTCACGCTTTTGACCGTAACGTACAGACCGTCCGGCGTCGTGGCGTTTTGGTCCGGATGGAACGTCCGCGCCGTATCGGTAAAGGAAAGCGTGAACGGGATATTCCATTTGCCGGAGCGGCGCACGACGGTTTCCGTCCGGTAGCTGCGGGCGATCCGGTAGCGGTCCAGGTCGTTCACCGTGCAGCCGCCGGTCAGGCGGTTGTCATCCATCGTCGGGTCCAGCGCGAGGACGATCCTCCCGCCGTTAAAGCCAAGCTTGCTTTCGGTATCTTTTTTTACCGCTTTCCGGTAGGCTTCCTCGCTGTCGAATCCTACATGCTCGACGCCGTTTCCCGTGATGATCCCGCTTTCAAAAGGAACCGGGTTTCCCGTATCCGCATTCTGGAAGCACAGCTTTTCCAGCCCGGATTTTTCCCGGCTGTTCCCGGGCGTGATGCTGAGGTAGAGCAGATCCCGCTGGCATCCGTACTCCCCGGTCTTGTGGAACCCGATGTTGTCGATGTAGGAATCGGGGTACAGGCTGGAAAATTTGACGCGCTGTTTCCCCGCGGGGATGGTCCAGCTGGGCGCGATTAGCGACGGGTCTGCATAGACGTCGAAAAGTCCCGTCCTGATAAAATCCTTCGGCGGCTCCGGCGTCATGGACCGGTACAGCTCCCCGAGATTCCGGAACAGGAATCCGGCGTCTTCGCAGGAATCCACCGCGTCGGTAAAGTCTTTGAGCGACAAAGTCGCCTGCCGGCCGTTCAGGTCGGAAAAATCACCTTCCGCAATCGCCTCAAATTGGGCGGTGTCCGGCACGGAGGCGTCATCCGTGCGGAAAGCCGTGCATTCGATTTGTTTTTCTCCCACGCTGAGATTCGTTTCGGCAAATTCCTGTTGCTGAGACCTGCGGTAAGCGGAGGACTCCTGAAGCGGTGTGGAATCCGTGCTTTTGACGGTAAAGACGATGTAAACCCTCTGATTGTCGCAGACCGTCCTGTTCACGGTGACCGCAAGGCCGTTTGCCTCGGCCGATTTTTGAATGTTTTTGCCCGCCGCGTTTTCCACCGCCGCGGGAATCGACGAATCGATCCTTTTCTGATAGGCCGGTCCCGAAAACTTTGCGAACTGCTGAATCCCGTAGGCGACGGCCGTGACGGAACCGAGCGCAATCAGGGCGCAGGCCGGGATCAGAATGCCCCAGTGGATTTTTCTGCGGCGGCGCGGCGCCTGCCGCATCGCCTTTCTGGTCCTGTCGAACAGATCATTTGGAACGGGCCGGAGATTCACCTGTGCCCGGTATTCGTTTCGAAAATTCTTCATATTCTTCTCCTTTCGTCAGATCGTGCCTTAAAAGCTCCCTGGCCCGGCTCAGCCGTTTCGCCGCCGCGGCATAGCTGATGTGCAGCGCGCGGCCGATGCTTTCGATCGGCATGTCCTCGTAATAAAATAAATGAATCACGGTGCGGTATTTGTTCGGCAGATGCATGACGCAGTCGTAAACTTCGGAATCTTCGGCCGCGCATTGCCCCGGAATCTCGGCATCCGGCCTGAGGGGTTCCTCCCTGCGCCGCACAATGGAATTCCACAGGCTGCGGCTGCAGTTGACTGCGGTGTGGATCAGCCACGCTTTCAGATGCTCTTCATTTTCCAGCTGAGGTTCCGAACGGACCAGGCGCAGAAAGACTTCCTGAAAAATATCCTCGGCGTCCGCCGGATTCCCGGTCCGCGCCAGCGCCAGCCGGTAGACCATGTTCCCATACCGTTCCAGCGCCCGCTCCGGCTCCATCAGAAATGCCATTTCCCGTCCCCCTTTCACCTGTAATACCGCCCGAACCCGTCTTTATTGACAATTCAATTGAAAAAATTTTCAGGCCGCCGAAGCTTCCCGGAGGAATCTTCCGCTTTCCTGTGGATTCCGCTGCGTTTCTGCACAGATGCCCCGTTCCGGCTTTTTTTCATTTTATCATCTTACAGCAGAAACGCCCAGCTTTTTCGCCGGGCGCAGCAGGAAAGTTGGGCGGACGGTTTCCATCCGCTTTACGACGGTATTTTGTTATGTTAAAATCATTAATATCGTCAGAGCGACTGAAAGGAGAAACAGATGGTCATAACGAAAAAGGCCAAGAATATTTTGTTCCCGACCCTCTTAACGTCAATTTATGTGATATTCATCTATTCTTTTATGGCCTATCAAATGAAAAAGGGATTGTTAATCAGCATACACGAAATATCCTCCTTCAATGTTGGGACAAAATTTCTGTGCGATTTTATAAGCAGCCTATTGCCTGCCATAGTGTTTCTCCTGATTACGATCGTTCAAAAAAAGCCGTTGAAAGAAGCCGGCATTACCTTAAAATCGCCCATCCTCATCGCGGTTTTATTTTCGGTTTACCTTGTCATGTTTTTCGGAAACGGCGATTTCACCACCAGGGGGATTTACGAGTCCTTTTTCTATCTGTTGATCGTTGCCTTCCCGGAAGAATTTATTTTCAGGGGATATTTGTTTACGGCGGTCGATCGGGAAGCGGGATTCTGGGCCGGCGCGGTGATAAGCGGCATATTGTTTGGAATTCCGCATGCTTTTATGCCTTCCATTTTGAATGGCGGTCCCCCATGGGAATTTATTCTCTCCATGATGAGCGGGTTGCTCGGGCAAGGAATATTGGCCGGCGGGATCTTTGCCCTATTGTATAAAAAAAGCAAAACGCTGTTCGTGCCTGTTTTGATCCATGCGATTCTGGATTATTCGGGCGTGCTTTTTGCCGGATGACCATAATGAGAACAAAGAGCCGCGGCAGTTCCGTGGCTCTTGCTTTTTATGAATTTTTTGCCGGTGGTTTTCATAGACCGGAATAGTTCAGCCGTTTGAGCGGCCCGCTTTTAAATCGCATAAAGAAGATATTCGGCCGGAAGAATCGGCGACCCGTAATAGCGCAGGTAAAACCGGTAGGAAGGGTCGGCGCCGGCGATGATGCGCGCCAGCTTCCACAGGTCCTTGTGGTTGTGATAAACGCTCAGCGCCAGCTTCGGATGATACTTCCGGATGGTTTCCAGACAGCCGTACAGGGCTTCTTCCTCCCCGCCTTCGATGTCCATCTTGATGAAGGTGACGCGTTCGCCGATATCGTCGTCTATTTTGACGACGGGGACGGAAAGGGCTCCGCTTTCCGAAAGCTTCAGGGTGGAGGACACCTGGTCGGAAGAAAGGTACATCGTGCCGTTTCTGCTTCCGGCTCCCTTTTCTCTGACGATGACATTGTCAAGCTGAAAAAGCCTGATGTTTTCTTCGATATATTTGAGATTGGCCGGGACGATTTCATAGCAGTACAGCCTTTTATAACAGTCTTTCCCGAACGTCTTCGCGTAATCGACGAGGGTGTCGCCGATATATCCACCAATATCGACAAAGACTTCGTCCCTGCCGCATTTCACAAGGTCCAGGTCGAAATACTGGCCGAACGTTTTGTCGTGTATCTGCTCGATTCTGCCGGGGTCCGACATCAGCCAGTAATACAGGATGTTCACGAGGATCCTTTTGGAGCGGAAATCTCCGAGAATGCGGTAAAGCCATTCAAAATCCGCCCGGTGCTCCACAAGGGCGCTGGCTCTGTTCTGCGCAAGCGTATCATCCCCCCGCTCCGGGTCGTAAGTCCCCCAAAGCCGATAGCGGTTGTAGTAATCGACCGTGCTGCGGTAAAGCCGGCTGTCGGCCGCTTGAAAATGCCTGAGGTTCTGGATCACATCCGCTTTGATCTGGGGCACGTCTTTTTCCCTGATGAATTCCATCAGGCGTTCGAACTCCACGTCGATCCGGTTCGGGAGATCGGATACGGAAAAGCCGCCGTCGGCGTTTTCCTTTTCTGAATATGGGGATTGTTCCGGCATGCCGGTCTGCCTCCTTCCAGTTTTGCATTCCTATTATCCTATGTGGCGGCGGATCAAACGTGTGCAGGCGCATTTTGAGAAAAGCGGAGGAAACCGTTGGATGGCCTTTTTATATCAACCGTAGGCCTGAAAACGGGCTGCCGGGGGAGGCAAAACATGAAAATTGTAAATCAAATGAAAACAATTGTGCCAAAATAAGACCAGAATGTAAACACTGCGCAAATCGTCTTGACAAAGAATTCTCACCCATTTATTATAGTTAATAAGAAAGATAAAGTGGCTCCGTACAGAAAAGAGGAGATTCGCGTGTTGGAATGGATCAGAAGAACGATGACTGGACGCTACGGCGGGGATCAGCTGATGGTCGGCATCCTTGTTTTTTATATGCTGCTGGCGGCTGTCGCGCGGTGGACGAGATTTTTCCCGCTTCTGTTTCTGGCCTATCTTCTGCTGGCTTGGTGTCTGTTCCGAATTTTTTCCCGCAACGTTTCGCAGCGGTATGAAGAAAATCAGTTCTTTTTGAAATACTGGAACCGTTTTCTCGGCTGGTTTTACGGCCAAAGGAGAAATATTCAGGATCACAGGATTTACCGTTATTACAAGTGCCCGAACTGTTCGAGCAGGCTCCGCGTTCCGAAAAAGCGTGGGAGGATCGAAATTACCTGCCCGGTGTGCGGCCGGAAATTCATCAAAAAGACATAGGGAACATAAAAAATCCTTTCTTCCATAGCGGAAGAAAGGATTTTTTATGTTCGGGCCACTGCCGCGGCAGCTTTTCATGTCCGGCGGGCAGGCCGCAAAAGGTATCGGCCTTTTGAGAGATCACCATTTTTCCCGGTGGACGATCTCTTCCAGGCTTCTGCGCGGAACCGGCCTGGGGGTCGCGTCGGAATAGCCGAGCGTGAGGATGCAGACCACGTATTTGTCCTCCGGAATCCCCAGGACCGGCCTGACGTCGTCCTGTCGGAACCAGCCGGTCCAGCAGGTGGAAAGCCCAAGATGCCGCGCCTCCAGAACGATGTGCTCTGTGGCGATGGCCGTGTCCCGGATGATCTGCTTCAGCTCTTCATCCGGGCTTTCTTCCCGCACGCTGACCTCGCGGTCCGTGCGGGCCTTCATGTCCGCAACGCAGACGAGGAACACCGGGGCCTGCAGCATGAACGCCTGACGGTGGTCGGCCTGCACGAGCTTTTCCATGGTCCCCCGCGAACGGACGACGATGAAATGCCACGGCTGGGTGTTGCTGCCGGAAGGCGCAAGGCGCGCGGCCTCGAGCAGGCGGGCGACGGTTTCGTCATCCACGGGCCTGGATGTATAGCTCCGGATGCTTCTTCTCGTTTCAATTTCTTTCAGCATGATGATCCTGCCTCTCTGTTCCTTTTTTCTTCTTCTATTTTACTCCGCTTTTTTCTTTTTTCCACTTATCATAGGGATTTTTCCGAAAAAATATAGCGGGACTTTTGCGGAAAGGGCTTTTTCGCTTTGACCGGGCGCCCGATTTATGCGGCGGAAAGGTGTTCCGCGAGAATATTTGAGCCGATCAGGATCAGGATGGCGCCCCCTGCCATCTGTGCGCCGAGGCGGTGTTTGGCTCCGAACCGGCTGCCGGCAAAACGCAACTCCTTCAGACGGGCAGTTTTTTATTCAGGCGGATGTTCTTCCATCTCGTCCGGCAGGGCGGCATCCGGGCCGTACGGCAGCAGCACCGTGAAGCGCGAGCCGCGCCCGGGCTCGCTTTGGGCCGTCACCGTCCCGCCGTGCTTTTCCACAATCGCCCTGACGACGGAAAGCCCGATCCCCGCGCCGCCGGATTGGCTGCTGCGGGACGGGTCGGCCCGGTAGAACCGCTCGAACACATAAGGCAGGTTCTCCGGTGAAATGCCGGTTCCGGTATCCTCCACCTCTATTTTGGCGAAGCGGCCTTCCCGGGAAAGGAGGATTCGGATGCCGCCGCCGCGCCCGGTGCTTTTCAGGCTGTTCGAGAGCAGGTTGATCAGCACCTGCCGCAGCTTGTCGCCGTCCGCCTCGATCGGCGGAGCCGTGCCCGACACGCGGATGGAAACGCCCTTTTCCAGCGCCTTGGGCTCAAAGCTGAGGACGGTGCCCGAAGCGAGGGCCGCAAGATCCACCGGCGATTTTTCCAGCGGGGTGCTCTCGTCCTCCAGCCGGGCCAGCTTATCCAGATCGGCCACCAGCCGGGTCAGGCGCAGGATTTCGTCGTGCAGGCCCGAAAGGTGCTGTTCGTCCGCCTGCCACACGCCGTCGAGCAGCGCCTCGATATTGCCGCGCAGGACGGTGAGCGGCGTGCGCAGCTCGTGGGCGACGTCCGCCGTCATTCTTCGCCGCAGAAGGTCCTGCCGCTCCAGCTTGCGGGAAAGCCCTTCCACCGCCTCCGCCAGGCGGTCGAGCTCCAGTGTCCCGCTGCGCGCCGGGGCCCTTTCCGGGTAGTCGCCGTGGGCGATCCGTTCCGTCATCCTGATGGCCTGCTCGATGGGCCGGCTGATGCGCCGGGCCATCAGAAGGCCGACCAGCGCGGCCGCGAAAAGCGAGATCAGCCCCACCCCGGCCAGCCCGCGGTTCAGCGTGCCGATGAACGCCGTATCGTTGTCGCTCAGATAAAACGGGCCGTAATACCCCACGCTGACGCTGCCCGCCGCGCGGGAGCCGGACAGGATCGGGTAATTCTTTTCCTCATAGGCGCCCTGAAAGTCGGGGTAACGTTTTTTCATGTCGTCCGCCATGCTCTGAAGCATCCGGTGGCACAGCCCGTTGTTGTGCACCATGGCGTCCCACAGGACGCGGCCGCTGCCGTCGCTGACCCGGATGATCATGCCGCGCTCCAGCGCCGCGACGCCGATAGATTCGAGCGAGGAGGCGGGGAAGGAGCCGGTGGACGGGTCGTACTGCTGGGACACCTGATTCACGATCTCGCGGTTCTTTTCGTTCTGCTTCTGGATGATGTACTGCTCAAACTGGCGCTGCAGCAAAAAATTGCTGAACAGGCTCACGCCCCCCACCAGCAGCAGGGCCACCAGCACATAAGAGAGCGAAAGCTTCCATTTCAGTTTCAGGGATTTCTTCATCTCATTCACCGCCGAAGGAATAGCCGACCCCGTGGACCGTGCGGATATAGCGCGGCGCGCGGGCGTTGTCCTCGATTTTCTGCCGGATGTTCTTGATGTGGGTGTCGATCACGCGGTCGAACCCGTCGTATTCATCCCCCAGAGCGAGAGCGATGAGCTCCTCCCGGGTAAAGGTTTTCGTGGGGTATTTCGCCATGGTGAAAAGGATCTGGAATTCCGCCGGGGTCAGCGGGATGCGGCGGCCCTTCTTTCTGGCCTCGCGGCGCGCCGCGTCCAGCACGAGGTCGCCGCCCGAAAACGAGAGGACGGGGGAGAGGGGAACGGCCTCTTTCGTCACGCGCCGAAGCACCGTTTCCACGCGCGCCGTCAGCTCCCGGGGGCTGAACGGCTTGATCATGTAGTCGTCCGCGCCGATCTTCAGGCCGTTGAGCAGGTCTTCCTCTTCGGCTTTCGCCGTCAGCATGATCACCGGGACCCGCGATTTCCTGCGTATGGCGGCGCAGACCTCTTCGCCCGAAAGCCCGGGCAGCATCAGGTCCAGCACAACGAGGACGGGGGAATACCGGTCGAAGGCGGCAAGGGCATCCCTGCCGTCATGGGCGCATACCACGCCGTAGCCGTCCTTTTCCAGATAGGATTTGACGATTTCGGTTATTTTGATTTCATCGTCGACCACAAGAATCGTTTTCTGCTGATCCAATGCAGAAGCTTCCCTTCCGTTTCTTTTTGCGATATCATTTTCCGCTGCGGCAGCTCCACTGATGACTGCGGGCCCGGATTTGTTCTGTATCTTAGCCGGAAATGCCATAAGCCGCGGATTCGGTTCTATTCACCTGGGATTATTGTAACACAAAAAAGGCTTTTCACAACAAAAAGCCTTTTTTCAGAGCAAAGCTATTCTCCTTCCCCGGCGCCGCCGGGCACACAGCACTCGGGAAGGGCGCCGTCCTGCGCCGGGCCGGAGCAGCAGTTCCCTCCCGCGGCCCCCGCCGTTCCATCCGGGCCGGAGGCCGATGCCGTGCCGCCCTGCGCCGAACCGGAGCAGCAGCTTCCTCCTGCCGCCCCTGCCGTTTCCTCTGCCCCCGCGGCTCCATCCGGGCCGCGGGCCGGTTCGGTCAGCGCGGCCGCGGTCTGCGGGGAGGAGATGTCGTCCACCACCGTAATCGAGCTGCGGATCATGCCCATCCAGCAGCTGTAGGGGATCGTTCCCGCTTCTTTCGGGGTGAACTCGATGATGTTGTCCCCCGGGGCCAGCTCCTTCTGAAGGTTGAATTTGGAGATCACCACGGGATTGTTGCAGCCGTTCAGGTCGCTTTGGGAGACCCGTATGGTCCAGCGGACCGGGATCCCTTTCTGAACCGTGATGGGGGCGTATTTTCCGGACCGGAACTCCGTCGTGACCTCCTGCACGCCGTCTTTGACGACGGCCGCGTTCGCCGCTTGCCGCGAAAAGCCCGCGCCCCACACGGGAAGGCCCGAAAGGCTCATGCCGCGGCCGATCATGACAAGGCCGAGCGCCATGACGAGCGCGGCGCTGAATTTCATCATGTTGCGGGTGAATTTGCCGCTCAGGAAAGAGCTGACGGCGCCGAACGAGAACATCAGCGGCACCGTGCCCAGGCCGAACGTCAGCATCGAAAGCGCGCCGCCGAGCATGCTGCCCGTCCCGAGCGCGTAAAGCTGCATGGCCTGAAGCGGCCCGCACGGCATCAGCCCGTTCAGAAGCCCCACATAGAACGGGGAGCCCGCCCTCTTTTTCCCGCGCGCCGCCCGGGAGAGGAACTTCGGCATCCGGAGCCCGAACCGGCGCAGCCCGGGGAACGCGTTCATCAGGTTCAGACCGGCCACGATCATGAAAATGCCCGCGAAAATCGCGACGGCGCCCTTCGCCGCGCCGGAAAAGCTCACTGCCTGCCCGGCGGCCCCGGCGATGGCGCCGGTCGCCGTGTAGGAGATCACGCGGCCCGAGTTATAGAGGAGCGCGGGCTTCAGCTTTTCCCGGATCCGGGCCGGGGCTGCCGTTTCCCCGCCGCGCCCGATGGTCTGGGAAAGGTTGATCCCCCCGCACATGGCAAGGCAGTGGATCGACGTGAGAAGCCCCGTGACGAACAGGAGACCGTACCCCATGTTCCGGCTGACCTGCGGGACGAACCGAAAGCCGACGGTATGGTCGATCAGCAGGTACAGGGCCAGCAGGATCATCAGGATGCCCAGGACCTGGCGCGTGCTGTTCGGTTCTTCCCGGCCGGGCCCTTCCGCGCCGCGGTCGTGCTTTACGCCGTATCCCGCCCGGCGGATGGCCTCTTCCAGCTTTTCCGGGCTCGTTTCGTCCGCGTCGTATTCCACTTCCGCCCGGGATGCGGAATAGCTCGCCGACGCGCTTTTGACGCCGGGGACGCCCTTCAGGGCCTCCTCGATGCGCAGCTCACATCCGGAACAGCTCATGCCGCTGATCAAAAACTTTTTTTTCTGAATGGATTCTTCCATGATTCACTCCCCGGTCAGCGCTTCCAGCTTTGGAAAATCGTGCTGGCCTGCGACAGAAAATCCTTTGGGATCACGATGCTGTCCGCGTTCCCGGTTTTGTTTCCGGATGAAATCGGAACCGGGTTGCACCCGCCGTGCTGAACCTCCACCTGATCCGCGGTGAACTGGTTCCCGCAGTTCTGGCATACGAGCGTGGTGCCATCCGTCTTGTAATACCCCCGCCCGGAAGCGTAGCAGACCTGACAGGTGTTGAACGCGGTCCGGATCGTTCCGTCCGGCGCTTTCACCGCGAGCACCTCCATTTTGATGCCGTCCGCCGCCTCGTACGGATAGAAGGATGGGGTCTGTGTGATCCCGCTTTTCGGGATCACCAGATCGCCGGTCTGCGGGTTGGTATATTTGCTTTCGCCGCCCCCGCGGTTCATCAGCAGGACTGCGGCCACGATGGCGGCAGCCGAGAAAATGCCGGCGGCTGCCAGAATGACCGCTTTTTTATTTTTTTGCTTTTCCTTTTTTGCCCGGTCCATTCGTATCACTCCCTTGCGGCTATCGTACCGGAAGATTGTGTGGAAAATGTGAAGATCGGGAAAAAGGACCCGTTCGCCGGGCAAAGAAAAAAGGAGACGGCGAATGCCTCTCCTTAATCGGACGTGTTTTCGGGTGCCTATGCACGAAAAACGGGACTGCCTGTCCCATTTCTAAATGTCCTATAAGACGGTTATTTGTTTTCTTTTTCGTCTTCGTCTTCCTCCGCCAGCCTCTTAGCCAGCTTTTCCAGGCATTTATGGCAGATATTGTGTCCCTTGAACGTGATGATATGATCCATACTTTTACAGAACATACAAGAGGGTTCGTATTTCTTTAAGATAATCATAGAATCATCTACGAAGATTTCCAGTGAATCCTTATCTGTAATGTTGAATGTGGTCCTTATTTCTTTCGGTAAAACGATTCGGCCGAACGGATCGATCGGCCTCACGATTCCTGTCGATTTCAAAAGTATCCCTCCTTTGCAATTAAAACAATTAAAACAGTTAAAACAGTGTCAAAAAATGCTGGATTCTATCCTTATAATACCTTTTTTTGGCAATTCTGTCAATTGAATAATAATTAATAATTTTATTTTTTAGAACGTTTATTTGTTTAATTTCTCCAAACACAAGAAAAATTTCTCCCCGGAATCTTCGGCGTTCCGAAAGAGGCCTTTTGTACTGCTTTCCGCCGGAGGCTCATATGTATGTACGGGTGAGAAACATGATGAATTATATCTGGGCCGGCATGATCCTTTTCAGTTTTGTCTGCGCGCTTCTGACCGGGCGCATGGGCGAGCTTTCCGACGCGGTGCTTTCGGGCGCGGCGAGCGCGGTGCAGCTCACCATCGCCCTTTTGGGGATGATGTGCGTCTGGACCGGGCTGATGAAAGTGGCAGATGCGGGCGGGCTGACCGCCCTGCTCAGCCGCCTGTTTCACCCGCTGATGCGGCGACTGTTCCCGCGCTACGACAAAGACAGCCCGGCGTCAAGGGCCATCTGCATGAACGTCACGGCGAACCTGCTGGGGCTCGGAAACGCGGCGACGCCGTTCGGGATCGCCGCGATGAAGGAGATGAGCCGGGAAAACGGCGGGCTGAAGTCGGCGGACAACAGCATGGTGATGTTCGTGGTATTGAATACCGCTTCGATCCAGCTGATCCCGACGTTCATGGGGACGCTTCGCGCCCAGTACGGTTCGCCGGCCCCGTTCGATATCGTGCCGGCCGTCTGGCTGGCTTCCGTTTTGTCGCTCACGGTCGGGATCATCGCGGCGAAGCTGCTGGAAAGGTGGAAAGCCGATGACTGAATTCGGGATCTTTGTCGTGCCGGTCACTGTTTTTCTGATCATCCTGTTCGGGTTTGTCCGGAAGGTTCCAGTGTTCGACACCTTTGTGGCCGGGGCGAAGGAAGGGGCCGTTTCGTGCTTTTCCGTTCTGCCCTCGCTCGTGGGGCTGATTATGGCGGTCAGCATGCTGAGCGCTTCGGGGGCGCTGGATCTGTTCTCGGCGTTTCTGGCGCCCGCCGCGAAGGCCGTCGGCCTTCCGCCGGAGGTGATGCCGCTCGCGCTGATGCGCCCTGTTTCGGGCAGCGGCTCGAATGCGCTCCTGATCCGCCTGTTCCAGGATTACGGCCCGGACGGCTTCATCGGGCGGGTGGCTTCCGTGATGAACGGCTCGACGGAAACGACGTTCTACGCGATCGCCGTCTATTTCGGGGCGGTGGGCGTCAAGAAGACGCGCCACACCATCCCCGCGGCGCTTGCGGCCGATTTTTCCGGCTACATCGCCTCTGTGTGGGCGGTGCGGCTTTTCTTTCCCTGAAAGGAGGGATGTGCGGTGATTCGCCTGAGCGAGCTCCCTTACGGGCAAAGCGGCGTCGTTGTCAGGATCGGCGGCGCCGGCGCGCTGCGCCGCAGGATCATCGACATGGGCCTCACGCCCGGAACGGCGGTGCGGATGGGCCGGGCGGCGCCGCTCGGCGACCCGGTGCAGATCGCGGTGCGCGGGTATGAGCTGAGCATCCGGAAATCCGAGGCGCGGGAAATTCTGGTGGAGGAACAAAAAGAACGATGAAAAAGAAGGAACGCGCGCTGAAATTCGCGCTGGCCGGAAACCCGAACTGCGGGAAGACGACGCTGTTCAACCGCATCACGGGCAGCAGCCAGTCGGTGGGCAACTGGCCCGGGGTGACGGTGGAAAGGAAGGCGGGCACGGCCCGCGCGGCCGGGGCGCTGATCTCGGTTGTGGACCTGCCCGGCATTTATTCGCTCGCGCCCTATTCGCCGGAGGAAAAGGTCGCGCACGACTATCTCCTTTCCGGCGAGCCGGACCTGATCCTGGACGTG
This window of the Ruminococcaceae bacterium BL-6 genome carries:
- a CDS encoding Heavy metal transporter — its product is MEESIQKKKFLISGMSCSGCELRIEEALKGVPGVKSASASYSASRAEVEYDADETSPEKLEEAIRRAGYGVKHDRGAEGPGREEPNSTRQVLGILMILLALYLLIDHTVGFRFVPQVSRNMGYGLLFVTGLLTSIHCLAMCGGINLSQTIGRGGETAAPARIREKLKPALLYNSGRVISYTATGAIAGAAGQAVSFSGAAKGAVAIFAGIFMIVAGLNLMNAFPGLRRFGLRMPKFLSRAARGKKRAGSPFYVGLLNGLMPCGPLQAMQLYALGTGSMLGGALSMLTFGLGTVPLMFSFGAVSSFLSGKFTRNMMKFSAALVMALGLVMIGRGMSLSGLPVWGAGFSRQAANAAVVKDGVQEVTTEFRSGKYAPITVQKGIPVRWTIRVSQSDLNGCNNPVVISKFNLQKELAPGDNIIEFTPKEAGTIPYSCWMGMIRSSITVVDDISSPQTAAALTEPARGPDGAAGAEETAGAAGGSCCSGSAQGGTASASGPDGTAGAAGGNCCSGPAQDGALPECCVPGGAGEGE
- a CDS encoding conserved protein of unknown function (Evidence 4 : Unknown function but conserved in other organisms), whose protein sequence is MDRAKKEKQKNKKAVILAAAGIFSAAAIVAAVLLMNRGGGESKYTNPQTGDLVIPKSGITQTPSFYPYEAADGIKMEVLAVKAPDGTIRTAFNTCQVCYASGRGYYKTDGTTLVCQNCGNQFTADQVEVQHGGCNPVPISSGNKTGNADSIVIPKDFLSQASTIFQSWKR
- a CDS encoding AbrB family transcriptional regulator, which produces MKSTGIVRPIDPFGRIVLPKEIRTTFNITDKDSLEIFVDDSMIILKKYEPSCMFCKSMDHIITFKGHNICHKCLEKLAKRLAEEDEDEKENK
- a CDS encoding Spore maturation protein A → MYVRVRNMMNYIWAGMILFSFVCALLTGRMGELSDAVLSGAASAVQLTIALLGMMCVWTGLMKVADAGGLTALLSRLFHPLMRRLFPRYDKDSPASRAICMNVTANLLGLGNAATPFGIAAMKEMSRENGGLKSADNSMVMFVVLNTASIQLIPTFMGTLRAQYGSPAPFDIVPAVWLASVLSLTVGIIAAKLLERWKADD
- the spmB gene encoding spore maturation protein (Evidence 2a : Function from experimental evidences in other organisms; PubMedId : 7642500, 15849754, 16850406, 19189487; Product type cp : cell process), coding for MTEFGIFVVPVTVFLIILFGFVRKVPVFDTFVAGAKEGAVSCFSVLPSLVGLIMAVSMLSASGALDLFSAFLAPAAKAVGLPPEVMPLALMRPVSGSGSNALLIRLFQDYGPDGFIGRVASVMNGSTETTFYAIAVYFGAVGVKKTRHTIPAALAADFSGYIASVWAVRLFFP
- a CDS encoding Ferrous iron transport protein A yields the protein MIRLSELPYGQSGVVVRIGGAGALRRRIIDMGLTPGTAVRMGRAAPLGDPVQIAVRGYELSIRKSEAREILVEEQKER